The following proteins are co-located in the Vigna angularis cultivar LongXiaoDou No.4 chromosome 2, ASM1680809v1, whole genome shotgun sequence genome:
- the LOC108328747 gene encoding rapid alkalinization factor, whose protein sequence is MRHYAYSWLFIGICATAWMLASSPPTVEAGGVGMEMVWKPSVEEESEFEMDSEINRRILASSRYISYGAMQRDTVPCSRTGASYYNCQPRAEANPYQRGCSAITRWWSVP, encoded by the exons ATGCGTCACTACGCGTATTCCTGGCTCTTCATCGGGATTTGCGCCACCGCCTGGATGCTCGCTTCGTCGCCGCCAACGGTGGAGGCAGGAGGAGTGGGAATGGAGATGGTGTGGAAGCCGTCCGTGGAAGAGGAGTCGGAATTTGAGATGGACAGCGAGATCAATCGGCGCATTTTAGCGAGCAGCAGGTACATAAGCTACGGAGCGATGCAGAGAGACACTGTGCCGTGTTCTCGCACCGGAGCCTCCTACTACAATTGCCAGCCTCGCGCGGAGGCCAACCCTTACCAGCGAGGCTGCAGCGCCATTACCAG atggtggagcGTCCCTTGa